GCCTTTACTACCTTCTCGACCTTTTCTGTAGAGACACTTTTACTGTTGGAAAATAGTAAATGGGGACAAGCACTCGCCTATTGTTTGATGAGTGTGTTCGGTGGTCTAGTATGCGCTTGGCTAGGTGCTCTACTTGCAAGGAGGCGGATGCAATGATATTAGTTGGAATAGGCGGATTTTTAGGTGCATTAGCAAGGTTTTACTTAGGTAAATGGATTGTTAGTACATATCCTTGGGCTACCTTTGTCATCAACATAACAGGTTCCTTTGTACTCGGTTTGTTAGTTGGTGCACATCTAAGTGATGCGCTATGGCATTTCTTAGGAATTGGCTTTTTAGGTGCTTATACAACGTTTTCAACATTTGGGTTTGAAACATTGCAACTAATCGAAAAGAAACAATGGCATCTAGCGTTCCGTTATGTTTGTAGTACAGTAATTGTCGGATTGCTCTTTGCAGCACTAGGGCTTTCCCTTATGCAGGGCGTCCTTAAAACATTAGAGGTGATTTTTTGACACAACCCACAATCGAGCAGCTTCAAACTTTAGAGGCTGAAATTGAACATACATTATATACATTAATTGACTTAGAACTTGATGAAGCTTACCAAGAAATGACGACTCTATTTGCCAAATTACTCGCAAAGGTGCAAGCAGCGCACTTAATAGATTATAAGCTTGATGTACTAGTAGAACCTAATAATTACGCTAGCGAAACATGCATATTACTCAAGA
This DNA window, taken from Lysinibacillus sp. FSL M8-0337, encodes the following:
- the crcB gene encoding fluoride efflux transporter CrcB, which codes for MILVGIGGFLGALARFYLGKWIVSTYPWATFVINITGSFVLGLLVGAHLSDALWHFLGIGFLGAYTTFSTFGFETLQLIEKKQWHLAFRYVCSTVIVGLLFAALGLSLMQGVLKTLEVIF